In one window of Chthoniobacterales bacterium DNA:
- a CDS encoding phytanoyl-CoA dioxygenase family protein, with product MNTNPIDPSSVAADLERDGFAVINFPESNLDRMAEDIWQSLQPFYKWDDYRAGKTEGLRVGDTWKWKKNVRSIATNPVIIELLSKLYERRAFAFQTLNFAVGTQQHVHADLVHFCAHPPHFMCGVWLALEDVTRAAGPLIYYPGSHKWPVILPETINMPRASADNPYEHYHLLEKAWEAEIEARGATPVAFLAKKGQALIWDANLWHGGAPQTDRSLTRHSQVTHYFFDGCSYWSPLTGEEKHPVAIEPPPAKAKPQPRRRKFAWFGR from the coding sequence TTGAACACGAACCCAATCGATCCCTCCTCCGTGGCTGCGGATTTGGAACGCGACGGCTTCGCCGTCATCAATTTCCCGGAATCAAACCTCGATCGGATGGCGGAAGATATCTGGCAATCATTGCAGCCCTTTTACAAATGGGACGATTACCGGGCCGGAAAGACGGAGGGATTGCGCGTGGGGGACACTTGGAAGTGGAAGAAAAACGTGCGCAGCATCGCGACAAATCCGGTCATTATCGAGTTGCTGAGCAAGCTCTACGAGCGGCGCGCTTTCGCCTTTCAAACTCTGAACTTTGCGGTCGGGACTCAACAGCATGTCCATGCCGACCTGGTTCATTTCTGCGCGCATCCGCCGCACTTCATGTGTGGAGTCTGGCTGGCCCTCGAAGATGTCACGCGCGCAGCCGGTCCGCTGATTTATTATCCCGGTTCACACAAGTGGCCGGTGATCTTGCCAGAGACCATCAACATGCCGCGCGCTTCCGCGGATAATCCCTATGAACATTATCATCTCCTTGAGAAAGCATGGGAGGCCGAGATCGAAGCGCGAGGCGCCACCCCCGTCGCCTTCCTTGCGAAGAAAGGACAAGCCCTGATTTGGGACGCAAACCTCTGGCATGGTGGCGCTCCGCAGACCGACCGCTCGCTTACCCGTCACAGCCAGGTTACGCACTATTTCTTCGACGGTTGCTCGTATTGGTCCCCCTTGACCGGAGAAGAGAAGCACCCGGTGGCGATCGAGCCGCCGCCAGCGAAGGCAAAGCCACAGCCGCGTCGTCGAAAGTTCGCCTGGTTTGGCCGGTAA
- the secA gene encoding preprotein translocase subunit SecA, with protein sequence MVGWILKKILGSKNQREIKRLMPTVRRINELDEQFKSLSDDELRAKTAAWQAELKEIQELPDQWRKLDEILPEAFAVVKNGARRLTERQHEFTVCDQPMTWNMVHFDVQLVGGMVLHRGRIAEMATGEGKTLVATLPLYLNALTGKGAHLVTVNDYLARRDAEWMGQLYNFLGLTTGCIQHDQSPDERRQQYGMDITYGTNSEFGFDYLRDNGMATTREQQVQRGYNYAIVDEVDSILIDEARTPLIISGPSTVSTHQYDRWKPLVDQLVRKQNMLCNRLASEAKELFEQGKTDEAGLALFKVKLGQPRNKPLLRMMEDPEKRKAIEKAELSFYQDTRKEELFALKEELFYTIDEKSNESDLSEQGRAFLNPDEPDSFVLPDLISEFTDIDLDPSLSDEQKEKAKVERQQHCDAQAERIHNISQLLRAYCLFEKDVAYVIEDNKVVIVDEYTGRKMPGRRWSDGLHQAVEAKEGVQIDRETQTLATITIQNYFRLYHKLAGMTGTADTEAAEFHDIYKLDTNVIPTNRPVARKDANDRIYKTRREKYNAVIAEIKERHAKMQPVLVGTVSVEASELLSRMLKREKVAHNVLNAKFHMQEAEIVQRAGQAGTVTISTNMAGRGTDIKLGEGVAERGGLFVIGTERHESRRIDRQLRGRCARQGDPGGSRFYVSFEDDLMRNFGAADRMTKIMERFGLEEGQELEHPWLNKSVETAQKRVEQRNYLARKRTLDFDDVMNNQREVVYTYRNDTIDSEEPRKLVYEVIEEAVPWKVKEFLGTGAAGDEPNYGGLLNWVNVTFPLGLSKEKAQFETRTPDENAQFLIEKIKDTYERKSSHEEPSAVKSLERYIILNAIDRLWQEHLYAMDALREGVYLRSYAQKDPLIEYKTEAYDMFVELMANIKNEVLHNLFRSTSNLQAFENFLSTLPQFLLREHAPSASTATGPTPGFHGDRMSGGDTMSGNGDGSELKLDLAPVRREVPKVGRNEPCPCGSGKKFKNCCGRVA encoded by the coding sequence ATGGTTGGCTGGATTCTAAAGAAAATACTCGGGTCGAAAAATCAGCGCGAAATCAAGCGCCTGATGCCGACCGTGCGTCGCATCAACGAGCTCGATGAGCAATTCAAGTCGCTCTCGGACGACGAGCTCCGCGCGAAAACGGCCGCCTGGCAGGCCGAGCTGAAAGAGATCCAGGAGCTGCCGGACCAATGGAGAAAGCTCGACGAGATTTTGCCCGAAGCCTTTGCGGTCGTGAAAAATGGGGCGCGCCGGCTGACCGAACGACAGCACGAATTCACGGTCTGCGACCAGCCGATGACCTGGAACATGGTCCATTTCGATGTCCAGCTGGTCGGCGGGATGGTGCTGCATCGCGGGCGAATCGCCGAAATGGCGACCGGTGAAGGCAAGACGCTCGTGGCGACGTTGCCCCTCTATCTGAATGCTCTCACCGGAAAGGGCGCGCATCTCGTGACCGTGAACGATTACCTCGCCCGGCGCGACGCCGAATGGATGGGCCAGCTCTACAATTTCCTCGGCCTGACGACCGGATGCATCCAGCACGATCAATCGCCGGACGAACGCCGCCAGCAATACGGCATGGACATCACCTACGGGACGAACAGTGAGTTCGGCTTCGATTATTTGCGCGACAACGGGATGGCCACGACGCGCGAACAGCAGGTCCAGCGCGGCTACAATTATGCGATCGTCGACGAAGTCGATTCCATCCTGATCGACGAAGCCCGGACCCCGCTCATCATCAGCGGCCCGTCCACGGTTTCGACTCACCAGTACGACCGGTGGAAACCACTCGTGGACCAGCTCGTCCGCAAGCAAAACATGCTCTGCAACCGGCTGGCCAGTGAAGCGAAGGAACTTTTCGAGCAGGGCAAAACCGACGAAGCCGGGCTGGCCCTGTTCAAGGTGAAACTCGGTCAGCCGCGGAATAAACCGCTCCTCCGGATGATGGAAGACCCGGAGAAACGCAAGGCGATCGAGAAAGCCGAGCTCTCCTTTTACCAGGACACGCGCAAGGAGGAGTTGTTCGCCCTCAAGGAGGAACTCTTTTACACGATCGATGAGAAATCGAACGAGTCCGACCTATCGGAACAAGGGCGCGCCTTCCTCAACCCCGACGAACCCGATTCGTTCGTTCTGCCGGATCTGATCAGTGAATTCACCGACATCGATCTCGATCCGTCGCTTTCCGACGAGCAGAAGGAGAAGGCCAAGGTGGAGCGCCAGCAGCATTGCGACGCCCAGGCCGAGCGGATTCACAACATCTCGCAGTTGTTGCGGGCGTATTGCCTCTTCGAAAAGGATGTCGCTTACGTCATCGAAGACAACAAGGTGGTCATCGTCGATGAATATACCGGCCGGAAAATGCCGGGCCGGCGTTGGAGCGACGGGCTACACCAGGCGGTCGAAGCCAAGGAAGGCGTCCAGATCGATCGGGAGACCCAGACGCTCGCCACCATCACGATCCAGAATTATTTCCGGCTCTATCACAAGCTGGCCGGCATGACGGGCACGGCGGACACCGAAGCCGCTGAGTTCCACGACATTTACAAGCTCGATACCAACGTCATCCCGACCAACCGGCCGGTGGCGCGGAAAGATGCCAACGATCGGATCTACAAGACCCGGCGGGAAAAATACAACGCGGTCATTGCCGAGATCAAAGAACGGCACGCGAAAATGCAGCCGGTCCTGGTCGGCACCGTCAGCGTGGAAGCGTCGGAATTACTGAGCCGGATGCTGAAGCGGGAGAAGGTCGCGCACAACGTTCTCAACGCGAAATTTCACATGCAGGAAGCCGAGATCGTGCAACGCGCGGGCCAGGCCGGGACGGTGACCATCTCGACGAACATGGCCGGCCGCGGCACCGACATTAAGCTCGGCGAAGGTGTGGCGGAGCGGGGCGGCCTTTTCGTTATCGGGACCGAGCGTCACGAATCGCGTCGCATCGACCGGCAGTTGCGCGGACGCTGCGCACGGCAGGGCGATCCCGGCGGTTCGCGTTTCTACGTCAGTTTTGAAGACGATCTCATGCGCAACTTTGGCGCGGCCGATCGGATGACGAAAATCATGGAGCGTTTCGGCCTCGAAGAAGGCCAGGAGCTCGAACATCCGTGGCTCAACAAATCTGTCGAAACCGCGCAAAAACGCGTGGAACAGCGCAACTATCTGGCCCGGAAACGGACGCTCGACTTTGACGACGTGATGAACAACCAGCGCGAGGTTGTTTACACTTATCGCAACGACACGATCGATTCAGAAGAACCGCGCAAACTGGTTTACGAGGTCATCGAGGAAGCGGTCCCCTGGAAGGTAAAAGAATTTCTCGGCACCGGGGCAGCGGGGGACGAGCCGAATTACGGTGGGCTCCTTAACTGGGTCAACGTGACGTTCCCTCTCGGCCTCTCGAAGGAGAAGGCTCAATTCGAGACGCGGACTCCGGATGAGAATGCGCAGTTCCTGATCGAGAAAATCAAGGACACCTACGAGCGCAAATCCAGCCACGAAGAACCGAGCGCCGTGAAGAGCCTGGAGCGCTACATCATCCTGAACGCGATCGACCGGCTCTGGCAGGAGCATCTCTACGCGATGGATGCATTGCGCGAAGGCGTTTATCTCCGCAGCTATGCCCAAAAAGATCCTCTGATCGAATACAAGACCGAGGCCTACGACATGTTTGTCGAGTTGATGGCAAATATTAAGAACGAAGTGCTGCACAACCTGTTTCGGAGCACTTCGAATTTGCAGGCCTTCGAGAATTTCCTGTCGACGCTTCCGCAATTTCTTCTCCGCGAACATGCGCCCTCGGCGTCGACGGCAACCGGTCCGACGCCGGGCTTTCACGGTGACCGAATGTCCGGTGGCGACACTATGTCTGGCAACGGCGATGGTTCCGAATTGAAGCTCGACCTGGCGCCCGTTCGGCGAGAGGTCCCAAAGGTCGGCCGGAACGAACCGTGCCCCTGCGGCAGCGGCAAGAAATTCAAGAATTGTTGCGGCCGGGTGGCGTAA
- a CDS encoding NAD-dependent epimerase/dehydratase family protein yields the protein MKIFISGICGFAGSSLALSLLEDSAVQITGCDNFSRAGSQTSVERLRQRGARVFHADVRLPCDLEQVEGIDWIIDAAAEPSVLAGVDGSVSSRRLVENNLNGTVNLLELAKKNGAGFVLLSTSRVYSLKALAAIPMVVKEKAFQPAPASDLPRGMSPRGVTEDFSTAAPISLYGSSKLASECLALEYGETFGFPVWINRCGVLAGAGQFGHAAQGIFSFWIHAWQQRAPLKYLGFDGGGHQTRDCLHPRDLVSVLKKQFATIDSTKPRIVNFAGGTENSMSLAQLSEWCAARFGPHEVGSEAAARAFDVPWLVLDCSLASRVWDWQPTTTLESILDGIARHAEANPSWLEMSAVL from the coding sequence ATGAAAATTTTTATCTCGGGGATATGCGGATTCGCGGGCAGCAGCCTGGCGCTCAGCCTCCTCGAGGATTCCGCCGTCCAGATTACCGGGTGCGATAATTTCAGCCGGGCCGGAAGCCAAACGAGTGTCGAACGGTTGCGGCAGCGCGGCGCCAGAGTTTTCCATGCGGACGTCCGCTTGCCATGCGATCTCGAGCAGGTCGAAGGGATCGACTGGATAATCGACGCGGCCGCCGAGCCAAGCGTGCTGGCGGGAGTGGATGGTTCAGTCAGCAGCCGCCGGTTGGTTGAGAATAATCTTAACGGCACCGTCAATTTGCTCGAGCTGGCCAAAAAAAATGGCGCCGGATTTGTTTTGCTAAGCACGAGCAGGGTTTATTCGCTGAAGGCGCTCGCCGCGATCCCGATGGTCGTAAAGGAGAAAGCGTTTCAGCCCGCTCCCGCTTCCGATCTGCCTCGAGGCATGTCCCCCCGGGGCGTGACGGAAGATTTCTCCACCGCCGCGCCCATTTCACTTTACGGGAGCAGCAAGCTCGCCTCGGAATGTCTCGCCTTGGAATACGGCGAAACCTTCGGCTTCCCGGTCTGGATCAACCGCTGCGGCGTGCTCGCCGGCGCCGGTCAATTCGGGCACGCCGCCCAGGGAATTTTTTCTTTCTGGATCCATGCCTGGCAGCAGCGTGCTCCTTTGAAGTATTTGGGATTCGACGGCGGCGGCCATCAAACTCGCGATTGCCTCCACCCCAGAGATCTGGTTTCGGTCTTGAAAAAACAGTTCGCGACGATCGACTCGACCAAACCGCGCATCGTGAACTTCGCCGGAGGGACCGAAAATAGCATGTCGCTCGCGCAACTGAGCGAATGGTGCGCCGCCCGCTTTGGCCCCCACGAAGTCGGAAGCGAAGCCGCCGCGCGGGCCTTTGATGTTCCCTGGCTGGTCCTCGACTGCAGCCTCGCCAGTCGGGTCTGGGACTGGCAGCCGACCACAACCTTGGAATCAATTCTCGACGGAATCGCGCGTCATGCCGAAGCGAATCCAAGCTGGCTCGAAATGTCCGCTGTCCTATGA
- the pyrE gene encoding orotate phosphoribosyltransferase yields MSDDLLALFRRTGALLDGHFVLRSGLHSRQFFQCAILLQHTEIAADVCARLADKLRDIDCDAVISPALGGIIVGQEVGRALGKRHIFVEKEAGGLVLRRGFTISPGEKFIVAEDVVTRGGRVQETIDIVLAKGGKVSGVGVIVDRSGGAHPDYGCPFVSLIEMNVETFAADDLPPDLAGSPAIKPGSK; encoded by the coding sequence ATGAGCGACGACCTGCTCGCGCTTTTCCGCCGGACCGGGGCGCTTCTCGACGGTCATTTCGTCCTGCGTTCCGGCCTGCACAGCCGCCAATTTTTTCAGTGCGCCATCCTCCTCCAGCACACGGAGATCGCCGCCGACGTGTGCGCGCGGCTGGCGGACAAATTGCGCGACATCGATTGTGACGCCGTTATCTCACCGGCGCTGGGCGGGATTATCGTCGGTCAGGAAGTCGGCCGCGCCCTCGGGAAACGGCACATCTTTGTCGAAAAAGAAGCGGGCGGGCTGGTCTTGCGGCGCGGCTTCACGATTTCGCCGGGCGAGAAATTCATTGTCGCCGAAGACGTCGTCACCCGCGGCGGCCGGGTCCAGGAAACCATCGACATCGTCCTAGCGAAGGGCGGGAAGGTCTCCGGCGTCGGAGTCATTGTCGATCGCAGCGGCGGCGCCCACCCCGATTACGGATGTCCGTTTGTCAGTCTCATCGAAATGAATGTTGAGACCTTTGCCGCGGACGATCTTCCTCCCGACCTGGCCGGCAGCCCGGCAATCAAACCCGGCAGCAAATGA
- a CDS encoding class I SAM-dependent methyltransferase, translating into MPTSPSLASVRDIFRAMQTEQINGHPLSDVVGGGDPELVAAEVVAAIVKYAELNPGGDSILDVGCGCGRIAAALTQYVDSKSHYTGIDIVPGLIDFGRKFITPRFPRFKFLLSNESNRTYDAWRPEGGEIGIAKLAEAVAPQSIDLAISISLFTHLDFAPAVEMLTSIYHALKNGGRAFVTVFVLDAEAASRIEGGRAAFSFKHRTPTGELFAEKSDDPTFAVAFDGDLLTKLVRSANLRLERHIRGYWSTGGPGEIFQDVLILRKA; encoded by the coding sequence ATGCCAACATCTCCTTCGCTCGCGTCTGTTCGCGATATTTTTCGAGCGATGCAGACAGAACAGATCAATGGTCATCCCTTGTCCGACGTTGTCGGTGGAGGAGATCCGGAGCTGGTCGCGGCAGAAGTCGTAGCGGCGATAGTAAAATACGCAGAGCTGAACCCGGGCGGCGATTCGATCCTGGATGTGGGGTGCGGATGCGGGCGAATCGCAGCGGCACTTACGCAATACGTCGACTCAAAGAGTCACTATACCGGGATAGACATTGTTCCCGGGCTCATCGACTTCGGACGCAAATTCATTACGCCCCGGTTTCCACGCTTTAAGTTCCTGCTCTCAAACGAAAGTAACCGCACTTACGACGCCTGGCGCCCGGAAGGCGGCGAAATAGGGATAGCCAAACTCGCGGAGGCCGTCGCTCCGCAATCCATCGATCTGGCAATTTCTATTTCTCTCTTCACCCATTTGGATTTCGCACCTGCCGTGGAAATGCTGACTTCGATTTACCATGCGCTGAAAAATGGTGGCCGGGCTTTTGTCACCGTATTCGTTTTGGACGCCGAAGCGGCATCGAGAATCGAGGGCGGGCGGGCCGCATTCAGTTTCAAGCACCGGACCCCAACCGGCGAACTCTTCGCCGAAAAGAGCGATGATCCCACCTTCGCCGTGGCCTTCGATGGCGACCTGCTAACGAAACTGGTTCGCTCTGCAAATTTGCGGCTCGAGCGCCACATCCGCGGCTATTGGTCGACCGGCGGACCGGGGGAAATTTTCCAGGACGTTCTAATCTTGCGAAAGGCCTGA
- a CDS encoding RecQ family ATP-dependent DNA helicase — translation MTPHDVLEKYFGFREFLDAQEEVITAIAGGADALVVMPTGGGKSLCYQLPALLLEGTTVVVSPLIALMKDQVDALERRGISATLINSTLTPGQQQERIRALARGEFKLVYIAPERFRSRSFLEALGQSTIALFAVDEAHCMSMWGHDFRPDYFRLGQVLETLGRPQVAAFTATATPEVRRDILTHLALREPREFVAGFARPNLKLLLTHVANEAEKYGRLNALIRENKTGIVYCSTRKRVEAVAETLKLANISSILYHGGMNDDEREKAQNEFMQGRRDIVVATNAFGMGIDRSDIRFVVHFDVPGSVEAYYQEAGRAGRDGEAATCELLFNHADTRVQEFFIEGSNPPLEFIAQTYEMLRREMDSKNELQISIKEMAARLGDERSDMMVSSSLHVLDRENYIDRFDIPGKRVRGTRVLQPEVRGHQLKLDAAKLREKERRDRAKLKMMIDFAYARECRQQAILRYFGEADPARCGNCDICLESAGPARPPTEEETIIVQKALSGVARMSAKINGEWQPRFGRGRIVQTLVGSRSQDILTAQLDRLSTHGLLKSEGVAYLNQLLRELQDTGMLVSSGGQYPMVTLTRRGDEVMKGRTDYQLRWPQRSASERSPARRTRAKTASLEEAIPVDAEILERLRKLRLDLARAHGNVPAYIIFPDETLRAFARLKPASVEAGRQIRGVGEVKARKYLPAFIEEIRNSKSEARNKFE, via the coding sequence ATGACCCCTCACGACGTTCTCGAAAAATATTTTGGTTTCCGCGAATTCCTCGACGCGCAAGAGGAGGTCATAACGGCCATCGCCGGCGGCGCGGATGCGCTTGTCGTGATGCCGACCGGAGGCGGCAAGTCACTTTGTTATCAATTGCCCGCGCTCCTCCTCGAAGGAACCACGGTGGTCGTCTCGCCGTTGATCGCATTGATGAAAGACCAGGTGGACGCGCTCGAGCGCCGCGGGATCTCGGCCACGCTGATCAACAGCACCCTCACGCCGGGCCAACAACAGGAGCGGATCCGCGCCCTGGCTCGCGGTGAATTCAAGCTGGTTTACATCGCGCCGGAACGCTTCCGGAGCCGTTCGTTTCTCGAGGCGCTGGGCCAAAGCACGATCGCCCTTTTCGCCGTGGACGAAGCCCATTGCATGTCGATGTGGGGCCACGATTTCCGGCCCGATTATTTCCGGCTCGGACAGGTTCTCGAGACGTTGGGCCGCCCTCAGGTGGCCGCGTTCACCGCGACCGCGACGCCGGAAGTGCGGCGCGACATCCTCACCCATCTGGCGTTGCGCGAGCCGCGCGAATTCGTCGCCGGATTTGCCCGCCCGAACCTGAAGCTGCTCCTTACCCACGTTGCCAACGAAGCGGAAAAATATGGGCGGCTCAACGCGCTGATTCGCGAGAACAAGACCGGCATTGTTTATTGCTCGACGCGGAAGCGAGTGGAGGCGGTCGCGGAAACCCTCAAGCTCGCGAACATCTCCAGCATTCTTTACCACGGCGGGATGAACGACGACGAGCGCGAGAAAGCGCAGAACGAGTTCATGCAGGGCCGGCGCGACATCGTGGTGGCGACGAACGCGTTCGGAATGGGGATCGATCGGTCCGATATCCGGTTTGTCGTCCATTTCGATGTGCCGGGAAGTGTCGAGGCGTATTACCAGGAAGCGGGTCGCGCGGGACGTGACGGCGAGGCCGCGACCTGCGAGCTGCTCTTCAATCACGCGGACACCCGGGTGCAGGAGTTCTTCATCGAAGGGAGCAATCCGCCGCTCGAATTCATCGCCCAGACTTACGAGATGCTGCGTCGCGAAATGGACTCGAAGAATGAGCTTCAGATCTCGATCAAGGAAATGGCGGCCCGGCTCGGTGACGAGCGGAGCGACATGATGGTCAGCTCTTCGCTGCACGTGCTCGACCGCGAAAATTACATCGACCGGTTCGATATTCCGGGAAAACGGGTGCGTGGAACGCGAGTGCTTCAGCCCGAGGTGCGCGGGCATCAGCTGAAGCTCGATGCAGCAAAGCTTCGCGAAAAAGAGCGGCGGGACCGGGCGAAGTTGAAGATGATGATCGACTTCGCCTACGCGCGGGAATGCCGGCAGCAGGCAATCCTGCGCTACTTCGGCGAGGCCGACCCGGCCCGTTGTGGGAATTGTGACATTTGCCTGGAGTCGGCGGGCCCGGCGCGTCCTCCGACCGAGGAGGAAACGATCATCGTTCAGAAAGCCTTGAGCGGCGTGGCCAGGATGTCGGCGAAGATCAACGGGGAATGGCAGCCGCGCTTCGGGCGAGGACGGATTGTGCAGACGCTGGTCGGCAGCCGTTCCCAGGATATCCTCACCGCGCAACTCGACCGTCTTTCGACCCATGGATTATTGAAAAGCGAAGGCGTCGCCTACCTGAACCAGCTCCTGCGCGAACTCCAGGACACCGGGATGCTGGTCTCGAGCGGGGGGCAATATCCAATGGTGACCCTGACGCGGCGCGGCGACGAGGTGATGAAAGGCCGCACCGATTATCAGCTTCGCTGGCCGCAGCGGAGCGCCTCGGAACGATCGCCAGCACGAAGAACGAGGGCGAAGACGGCGTCATTAGAGGAAGCGATCCCGGTCGACGCGGAGATTCTCGAGCGGCTCAGGAAGCTCCGGCTCGATTTGGCCCGGGCGCACGGGAATGTGCCGGCCTACATTATTTTTCCAGACGAGACTTTGCGGGCCTTCGCGCGACTAAAGCCGGCTTCGGTGGAAGCTGGGCGGCAGATCCGCGGGGTGGGGGAAGTGAAGGCGCGGAAATACTTGCCGGCGTTTATTGAGGAAATCCGAAATTCGAAATCCGAAGCTCGAAACAAATTCGAATGA
- a CDS encoding glycosyltransferase family 2 protein: MNGENSVPADLKLLSVVIPARDEEGCIASTVEKLEVELRLNQIPHEIVVVDDGSTDSTWSILEQVQGRIASLAPVQNTGPHGFGRAVIRGLDSMKGDAVVMMMADESDDCRDVVRYWKELNKGYDCVFGSRFVRGGGVIDYPKFKLLLNRLANYFLKILFQIRLNDTTNAFKAYRREAIDGCRPLIAPHFNITVELPLKAIVRGFTWTVIPITWRNRRSGVAKLKIKEMGSRYLFICLYIWLEKYFSVGDYRRPPSPLENRETGDKLPFDLPEIPVVKPGSK, encoded by the coding sequence ATGAACGGCGAAAATTCCGTGCCTGCGGACCTGAAGCTTCTGTCAGTGGTGATTCCGGCACGCGACGAAGAAGGATGTATCGCTTCGACCGTGGAAAAACTCGAGGTGGAGTTGCGTCTCAATCAAATTCCCCATGAAATCGTGGTCGTCGACGATGGGAGCACCGACAGCACCTGGTCGATTCTTGAGCAAGTCCAGGGGCGGATCGCGAGCCTGGCGCCAGTGCAGAATACGGGGCCGCATGGGTTCGGACGAGCCGTTATTCGAGGCCTCGATTCGATGAAAGGCGACGCGGTTGTCATGATGATGGCGGACGAATCCGACGATTGCCGGGATGTCGTGCGCTACTGGAAGGAACTGAACAAGGGTTACGATTGTGTTTTTGGCAGCCGCTTCGTCCGCGGAGGAGGGGTAATCGATTATCCGAAGTTCAAATTACTCCTGAACCGGCTCGCAAATTACTTTCTGAAGATTCTTTTTCAGATCAGGCTGAACGACACGACCAACGCCTTCAAAGCGTATCGCAGGGAAGCTATTGACGGCTGCCGGCCATTGATTGCGCCACATTTCAACATCACCGTTGAGCTGCCTCTCAAAGCCATTGTTCGCGGATTTACCTGGACCGTTATTCCCATCACCTGGAGAAACCGGCGCAGCGGCGTCGCCAAATTGAAGATCAAGGAAATGGGAAGCCGCTATTTGTTTATCTGCCTTTACATTTGGCTGGAAAAATATTTCAGCGTCGGGGATTACCGGCGGCCGCCTTCTCCTTTGGAAAATCGAGAAACCGGAGACAAACTGCCGTTCGACCTGCCTGAGATTCCGGTCGTGAAGCCGGGCAGCAAATAA
- a CDS encoding RidA family protein, whose amino-acid sequence MKKIISTTEAPAAIGPYSQAVRAGSLVFCAGQVPLDPKSGQIVSEDIAEQTRRVLDNVTAILKAERLTLANVVKTTVFLADFGDFQKMNEVYATYFTENPPARSTVGVSTLPKNARVEIEAIAFDEGGATGKTVSDTSG is encoded by the coding sequence ATGAAGAAAATCATTTCCACGACGGAGGCGCCCGCGGCGATCGGGCCTTACTCGCAGGCGGTCCGGGCCGGGTCTCTGGTTTTTTGCGCGGGGCAAGTACCGCTCGACCCGAAAAGCGGGCAGATCGTTTCCGAAGATATTGCGGAGCAAACCCGCCGCGTGCTCGACAACGTGACGGCGATCCTGAAAGCGGAGCGGCTTACCCTCGCCAATGTCGTCAAGACCACCGTTTTCCTGGCCGACTTCGGCGACTTCCAGAAAATGAACGAGGTTTATGCGACCTACTTCACGGAGAATCCGCCGGCGCGCTCGACGGTCGGCGTCTCCACATTGCCGAAAAATGCACGGGTCGAAATCGAGGCCATCGCCTTCGACGAAGGTGGGGCGACGGGAAAAACCGTCAGCGATACGTCGGGCTAA